The following proteins are encoded in a genomic region of Xenopus laevis strain J_2021 chromosome 3L, Xenopus_laevis_v10.1, whole genome shotgun sequence:
- the pet100.L gene encoding protein PET100 homolog, mitochondrial, giving the protein MGVKLEVFRMVLYLTFPVTMFWISNQAEYFEEYVVKRKREICPPERDEQRKELEAFQEKMRIRREERLLAEAENIKHT; this is encoded by the exons ATGGGGGTGAAGCTGGAAGTTTTCCGG ATGGTCCTCTACCTTACCTTTCCTGTTACAATGTTCTGGATTTCTAATCAAGCTGAGTACTTTGAGGAGTATGTTGTGAAACGGAAG AGGGAAATCTGTCCCCCAGAACGTGATGAACAG AGGAAAGAATTGGAGGCATTCCAAGAGAAGATGAGGATAAGGAGAGAGGAGAGGCTTTTGGCTGAAGCAGAGAACATCAAACATACATAA